In a single window of the Raphanus sativus cultivar WK10039 chromosome 9, ASM80110v3, whole genome shotgun sequence genome:
- the LOC108824032 gene encoding arginine-specific demethylase JMJ20 isoform X2 translates to MSVLEFVEQWANKDSVKDNGEDDDDDGESVLYLKDWHFVKEYPDYTAYKTPPLFSDDWLNMYLDHYQMHEDRESFQKYDQISCSDYRFVYMGGKGSWTPLHADVFRSYSWSANVCGRKRWLFLPPSQSHLVYDRYMKNCVYNIFEEVNETKFPGFKETTWLECTQEPGDIIFVPSGWHHQVYNLEDTISINHNWLNAYNLSCVWELLWKDYKDTEESIEDIRHISDDFEALCQRNLAANTGMNLNDFFIFMSRFALGNLVLQEALNPCSSAMAQNLALNLSTIKIMMVKMISAGGVTAKDVYLDLRETLEDPQFLRFCRDMGRTYTMIHKEEDSKVLFPEEFLHKIMGFADQKMQICSPNDLVEMIDRYSTCSSNPVA, encoded by the exons ATGTCTGTTTTGGAGTTTGTTGAGCAATGGGCTAATAAGGATTCTGTTAAGGACAatggagaagatgatgatgatgatggagagTCTGTGTTGTATCTGAAAGACTGGCACTTTGTCAAG GAGTATCCAGACTATACAGCCTACAAAACGCCACCATTGTTTTCTGATGATTGGCTTAATATGTATTTAGACCATTACCAAATGCATGAGGATAGAGAGAGTTTCCAGAAGTACGATCAAATAAGCTGCTCTGATTATCGGTTTGTTTATATGGGTGGGAAAG GATCTTGGACACCTCTGCATGCTGACGTGTTTAGATCTTATAGTTGGTCAGCTAATGTTTGTGGTAGAAAAAGATGGCTTTTTCTACCTCCTTCTCAAAGTCATCTTGTTTATGACAG gtacatgaaAAATTGCGTTTACAACATTTTTGAAGAGGTGAATGAAACTAAGTTCCCAGGTTTTAAGGag ACCACCTGGCTTGAGTGCACTCAAGAACCTGGTGATATTATCTTTGTTCCCAGTGGATGGCATCATCAAGTCTACAACTTG GAAGATACAATATCTATAAACCACAATTGGCTCAACGCATACAACCTATCCTGCGTG TGGGAGCTACTGTGGAAGGACTACAAGGACACTGAGGAGTCAATAGAAGACATAAGACACATCTCTGATGATTTTGAAGCTCTCTGCCAGCGTAATCTTGCTGCCAACACAG GAATGAATTTGAATGACTTCTTCATCTTTATGTCACGGTTTGCTTTGGGCAACTTGGTTCTACAAGAAGCTCTGAATCCATGTTCATCAGCAATGGCTCAGAATCTGGCATTGAATCTCTCGACTATCAAGATAATGATGGTGAAGATGATCTCTGCAGGCGGAGTGACTGCCAAGGATGTGTATCTggacttgagagaaacactggAGGATCCACAGTTTCTAAGATTCTGCAGAGACATGGGAAGAACGTATACAATGATTCACAAGGAAGAAGACAGCAAAGTGCTCTTTCCAGAAGAGTTCTTACATAAGATTATGGGTTTTGCAGATCAAAAGATGCAAATATGTTCTCCAAATGATCTTGTTGAAATGATAGACCGTTATAGTACTTGTTCATCCAATCCAGTAGCATga
- the LOC108824032 gene encoding arginine-specific demethylase JMJ20 isoform X1: MGIEIAGQIEKVNGKELSYNDFAERYLAKSHPVVISYLTEDWRAREDWVTENGLPSLNFFATHFGKSRVQVADCDRREYTDQKRLEMSVLEFVEQWANKDSVKDNGEDDDDDGESVLYLKDWHFVKEYPDYTAYKTPPLFSDDWLNMYLDHYQMHEDRESFQKYDQISCSDYRFVYMGGKGSWTPLHADVFRSYSWSANVCGRKRWLFLPPSQSHLVYDRYMKNCVYNIFEEVNETKFPGFKETTWLECTQEPGDIIFVPSGWHHQVYNLEDTISINHNWLNAYNLSCVWELLWKDYKDTEESIEDIRHISDDFEALCQRNLAANTGMNLNDFFIFMSRFALGNLVLQEALNPCSSAMAQNLALNLSTIKIMMVKMISAGGVTAKDVYLDLRETLEDPQFLRFCRDMGRTYTMIHKEEDSKVLFPEEFLHKIMGFADQKMQICSPNDLVEMIDRYSTCSSNPVA; the protein is encoded by the exons ATGGGGATAGAGATAGCAGGTCAAATCGAGAAAGTCAATGGTAAAGAGCTGAGCTACAACGACTTCGCAGAGAGGTACTTAGCCAAGAGCCATCCCGTGGTGATCTCCTATCTCACCGAAGATTGGCGAGCTAGAGAAGATTGGGTCACTGAGAATGGACTCCCTAGTCTCAATTTCTTCGCCACACACTTCGGAAAGTCCAGAGTTCAG GTTGCAGATTGTGATAGGAGAGAATACACAGATCAGAAGAGATTAGAAATGTCTGTTTTGGAGTTTGTTGAGCAATGGGCTAATAAGGATTCTGTTAAGGACAatggagaagatgatgatgatgatggagagTCTGTGTTGTATCTGAAAGACTGGCACTTTGTCAAG GAGTATCCAGACTATACAGCCTACAAAACGCCACCATTGTTTTCTGATGATTGGCTTAATATGTATTTAGACCATTACCAAATGCATGAGGATAGAGAGAGTTTCCAGAAGTACGATCAAATAAGCTGCTCTGATTATCGGTTTGTTTATATGGGTGGGAAAG GATCTTGGACACCTCTGCATGCTGACGTGTTTAGATCTTATAGTTGGTCAGCTAATGTTTGTGGTAGAAAAAGATGGCTTTTTCTACCTCCTTCTCAAAGTCATCTTGTTTATGACAG gtacatgaaAAATTGCGTTTACAACATTTTTGAAGAGGTGAATGAAACTAAGTTCCCAGGTTTTAAGGag ACCACCTGGCTTGAGTGCACTCAAGAACCTGGTGATATTATCTTTGTTCCCAGTGGATGGCATCATCAAGTCTACAACTTG GAAGATACAATATCTATAAACCACAATTGGCTCAACGCATACAACCTATCCTGCGTG TGGGAGCTACTGTGGAAGGACTACAAGGACACTGAGGAGTCAATAGAAGACATAAGACACATCTCTGATGATTTTGAAGCTCTCTGCCAGCGTAATCTTGCTGCCAACACAG GAATGAATTTGAATGACTTCTTCATCTTTATGTCACGGTTTGCTTTGGGCAACTTGGTTCTACAAGAAGCTCTGAATCCATGTTCATCAGCAATGGCTCAGAATCTGGCATTGAATCTCTCGACTATCAAGATAATGATGGTGAAGATGATCTCTGCAGGCGGAGTGACTGCCAAGGATGTGTATCTggacttgagagaaacactggAGGATCCACAGTTTCTAAGATTCTGCAGAGACATGGGAAGAACGTATACAATGATTCACAAGGAAGAAGACAGCAAAGTGCTCTTTCCAGAAGAGTTCTTACATAAGATTATGGGTTTTGCAGATCAAAAGATGCAAATATGTTCTCCAAATGATCTTGTTGAAATGATAGACCGTTATAGTACTTGTTCATCCAATCCAGTAGCATga